In Setaria italica strain Yugu1 chromosome IX, Setaria_italica_v2.0, whole genome shotgun sequence, the genomic stretch TCGATAAGTTCTTCAACTTTTGAGAGTAGCACCGAACCCCGTGGTGTTCTTGGTTGGCGGGATATACCTGTTGGGATCCAGGGGTCATCCCAAATTCTTACTTGGGACCCATCGCCAATCCGCCAGATCAAACCATTCTTCAAAGCTTTAAATCCCCGAACAATGCTGCGCCAAGTATAAGAAATTCCTGACCCCTCAGACACCTGCAAAAGGTCACCACTTGGGCAATACCGAGCTGTGAGTAATCTCGCACATAAAGACTCCGGGTTTTGCAGAATGCGCCAAGCTTGTTTTGCTAGCATAGCAAGATTGAAAAGATGCAGATCTCTGTAGCCCAAGCCGCCCTCATCTTTCCGACTTGACAGAATCTCCCAAGACACCCAATGCACTTTATTTTCCTTCTCCATTTGAGCCCACCAAAAACGGCAAATCATAGTACTAATCTCATCCGACACTGACTTTGTGATATCAAAATAGGCCATCGCATAGCTTGGAATTGCCTGGGCCACCGCTTTTATAAGAGTTTCTTTTCCGGCCTTCGACAAAAGCTTCTCCTTCCAGCCATGTATGCGCTTCCAAACTCTGTCTTTTAGATATGCAAATGTTTGTCACCATGAAATACTCCCTAATGGGTCTCGGCACCTAGGCCACGTCCTGGGCGACTCGAGTAGCGGTTACGTTTCTGGGTGACGGCTGCTTCGATTCTCCTGTTTCCTCCCTATGTTTTCCTGGTTGATCTGCCTGTTCGTCGTGTCTTAGGTCTCCCAGGGTCGAATCCATCTTGGATTTTGGACTCTTTCAGTTCTTTCGTGCGTCCACAAAGCCATAAACCTAGTTGTTGGAGGAGCCATCGTTTTTTTCTGCTGGGATCTAATCCCATCGGCTGGGTGGTGTAGGCGTCGTTGTTCTACCGGGATCTAATCCCTCGgctgggtggtggcggcggtgattATGGAGGGGATGGAGGGCCTTCTGAAGAACCTGAAGCTGTCGGAAGTGGAGAAGAAAAGCATTCGCATCGGGGGTGACAAGGAGGGAGGACTTGGCGATGGTTCACTGAAAGCTTTTGGAAAACTTTTGTCTGATCGCGAGGTGAGATCGGAGGTGGTGGAGAAGACTTTGGGATGGATTTGGTGCCCTAGGAAGGGAATCGAATGCAAGGACTTGGGAGACAACTGCTTTCTGCTCACTTTCTCGCAAGCAACGATGAAGAGGAGGGCCCTAGAAGAGGGGCCATGGATGATCTTCAACGAGGCGCTGGTGATTGCGAATTTCGATGGGACAAAGTCTTTGGATGAAATCATTTTCTCTTTCATCCCTATCTGGATTCGTGTTGCCCGTCTCCCAATGGGTCTCATGAACAAGGCGACGGCGGAGGTGATAGGGGATGAGTTTGGGAAATTCTTGGAGGTGGATTTTGAGAGTGATGATCTTGCGGCGGGAAGGGTTCTTCGGGTCAAAGTCAGACTGGACATCCGTCTACCTCTGAGGCGTGGCATTACGGTTGACTTAGGCGAGGGAGTTGGAGATCGCTGGTGTCCTGTACAATATGAGTTTCTTCCGGAGTTTTGTTATGTGTGCGGTATTATCGGACATTTTGACAAAACTTGTACAAAGAAGCTTGGAAAGGAGGAGAGGGCACCTTTTGACCGGGTGCTGAGATTTATTCCCCCCAAAAAGAGGTATGGTGGTGGGGGATGGAGAGGTGAAGGTGGACAGTATGATGGAGGACGTTTTCTGGGAAGCAGAAGCTATCGAGGAGGGGGTTCAGGGAGCTGGAGTCATGGCGGATCAGGTGGTAGAAGTAATGGTGGGAGGTCTAGGAGTGATTCTTTAACCTGGAGAAAGGATGTTGCTCTAGGGGGTGTGGAGAAGAGCCAGCATGGAGCAGATGTAGAGGAGACGTTTCCATCTAAAAGCCTGCAGCAGAAAACACTTGGCCAAAAATCTGGTGCTGCAAAGCATGCCCTCCTGCCGGGGCTACTGAATGAGAAGATGGGGACAAACGTCGAATTTGCTAGTACGTCTGCAGGAGCCCAGGAGAATAGTAGCATGCAGATTACGTATGAGAAACTGGAGGGTGCAGGGTCAGGCGAGGGCAGGAAAATTTCTCCAAAAAAGTTCAGAAGACAACCTCGGgtctcaaaagaaaaggaaaaggggactGGGGTAGAGAAGAAACAGCAAAAAAAGAGGGGCTTGGTGGAGTTGATGGAGGTGGAGCGAGGAAAGTCACAGGAGCAGAAAAAGGCAAGGGTGGAGGGATCAGCAGAGGAGACAAACATAAACAACGCGGGGCTGTCGGAACAGCCCTGCGAGTCAAAATGAAGATCATAGCTTGGAATTGCCGTGGGTTAGGGAACGGCGCGGCAATTCGAGGCCTTCTGAATGTTCAGAAGGAGGAGGACCCCGATATTTTGTTCTTGTCCGAAACAAAATTGGATGAGCACAGAATAAAAGGTTTGAGGTGGAAATTGGGACTTACTAACGTGGTGGTGAAGGACTGTGTGGGTAGAAGTGGAGGTCTGGCCCTGTTTTGGAGGACAGGGGTGGATGTGCACGTGAGGTGGATATCACGTCTGTACATTGACGCAGACGTGCAGGAGGCAGATAGTTTCTCTTGGAGACTTACGGGGTTTTATGGAGAACCGAGCACGGAGAATAAACACTTGTCGTGGAAGGCGTTGAGGACGTTGAACGCTGCCAGGTGCAAACCATGGTTGTGCCTGGGGGATTTTAACGAGATTCTCATGGGTGCGGAGAAGGAAGGTGGACTGCCACGAGGGCAAGCTTGCATGGATCGTTTCCGGTCGGCGTTGGAGGACTGCGAGCTCTCTGATTTGGGGTTTGCCGGGGATCTCTTCACATGGTGGAACAACAACCATAATAGCAACGAGTATGTTCGGGAACGGTTTGATCGGGCGGTGGCCAATGAGGAATGGCGTGCTCACTTTCCGCTGTACAAAGTAATAAATGGTGAGCCGCGCCACTCAGACCATAGGCCGGTGGTGGTGTTGACGGAGGAGGATGTCCATAGTGGTGCTCGGAGGGGTGGACAAAGCTTTCGTTTTGAAGCCCattgggtggaggaggagcagtgTGCTCCGATTGTGGAGAACGCCTGGAAGACTGTGATGGAAGGAAGGAGGGGGACGGTGATGGAGGCAGTACAGAGTGTTGCTACTGATCTGGGGGACTGGAATAGAAATGTACTAGGGGATTTGGAGAAGCGTATGA encodes the following:
- the LOC105915158 gene encoding uncharacterized protein LOC105915158, giving the protein MDRFRSALEDCELSDLGFAGDLFTWWNNNHNSNEYVRERFDRAVANEEWRAHFPLYKVINGEPRHSDHRPVVVLTEEDVHSGARRGGQSFRFEAHWVEEEQCAPIVENAWKTVMEGRRGTVMEAVQSVATDLGDWNRNVLGDLEKRMK